The genomic DNA AGCAATCAGGACaaagatctgatttttttcttgaaattaagAATTGTCCACTGAATAAGCATAAGATGttttttacttgctttgtttcttcaaaaattTCAATGTCCTGTTTAGGAAAATATTGGGAAAGAACTAGTTTAAGTAACACTCAGTAATACAATAATCACGTATGTTCAACTTCACAAAGTCCTATTTTTTTTAGTCACGGCAGTCACACACACATTGTTTCTGAACTAGATTCAAGAGCAGTCTACCAAGGCAAATTCAATTGCATACCCAGTCAACACAAATTTTGCGTATAGAAGAAAGTAGAAGGTTAAAACTAAAGAGCAGAAATGATAACGTAAGCattcaaaaaaagaacattacTATGAAAGAATACTGGACAAGCAGGGGAACACAAGAACTCTTAGCGAACTCTTAGCCAGATGGACGAAGTACTACAACAAAATCAGACTGCAAGAAAGAACTGAGCAGATCAGTTGTAGAACAACTGCTTCTCTAGGACAATGACAGCAACAAGTATTATCAATCAAAGCTGGGcttgaaaatcaggaaaactaCTGAAATTGTAAAAGACTTATGGGAATGATGGAGAAAACTGTCTTAAGGAGATGGAAGCGTGGTAACACAGAGACTCAGGAACAATGCCAAAGGGAAGCAAAAATTAGGACCtcaacagagaaaacaataCTTGTATTATCCTTTCATAAAAGAGAGGAACATTATAGCTATTGATACATTGTCAGAGACAAAATGTAGTTACTTGAACATTAAAGAGTATTTCACAACTATctagtttctcttctgaaaatttcatttcattagcCAATACTCAGTTAGGTGCTCATCTTATCTTCCAGACAGAAATACAGGCACaactgttttcagtgaaatatcAACCACTGTCCGTGAAAATCATATGCAATATAAATCTAAGAAATCAACAGATCACATGCTAAGAGTATAGaccatatttttaatataccaCAGTTTTATACTTCAAAATGTAGATCCGtgcttcagtgaaagaaaatgaagcatctGTTCTTTTACCAATTATTTAGGCTCTTACCTAAAGGAGTCAAAAGACTTCTAGGAGAATGGGCTTTCTTACCTCTATGTTGTTATTCATTAAACCACAGGCATCAGCAAAGTCTGGATGTTTGGTATTGATATAAGCTAATTCAATGGCCACTAGATTATGAACCTGCAATGCAATGTCATTCACAGTTCAAAAATTCAGTGAGTAAATCTAATACTAGTGAAAAGCAATGACCTACGAAGCTAGAAAGCATAGTTTAACTGTCCATAAAAAAAAGGACCATTCTTACTGCCCCAAAGACATTAAAATTCTGATCCAGAGGGCAAGAATGCAGTTCATTCACTCACTGTAATACATTAAGACCTTCAACAGTTTTGGATGTTACATCAGTTTAACTTGTTAGCCTGATTAAGCTAACTGCTTTCCAGccataaataaacaaaactcaGCAATGTAATGAGCATAAGCTGTATAGTAATGAAGTGAGCTATACAGTCAACCTTCAGCCACAAGCCACATACAACATCTGAACCAGTGAGGAATGGCTCTCTATGGGGGATAGTGAATGTACGGaacaatttttgcttttcacataAAACATATGCAGTCAATAACTGAAACACTTTGTTTCCCCCCAAATAAGTAGCCCAAAGCAgacttttatattaaaataaatttacttgAAGACAGAAATTGAATTTTTACTTCTCACTATATAAAAGGCATTACAAGAAAAATCACCATTTGTGTTGATTTTATCTCTGAAACACACAGAATAAGGActacaatttaattttcatcattaAATTTTGCATCCTGAACTCTACAGTAAACACACAGCTTCTGATACAAGGGAGGGAAATATACCTATATTGGAAAGACCAGGAGATGCTAAATCCCAGTTTTGGTAAAACTCTTCTTGTGAAATTGGAAAATAGGGGACAATGAGCTGAAGATGGTTTCCCCCCATCCCTTTCATTTTTATGGATCTATCTTCTAATACAGAAGTTTCAAACCATGTAGATTGATTCCTTTAATAACTTGGGTTCTTAACATTACAGAGCAAACAGAAGCATGAAGAGAGACTCCAGAAAACACACACTTTTTCCAGCAAGTAGATGGAAAATTACCATTTCATTTGTGACAGGAAGCCTTCTACGCAGAAGACAGGTTACTACTTCAACTATGGCATCATGCAATTTAGGAAACCTCAGTAATTcctaaaaacaaaccaaaaatttaCTGATAAGACTTCCAGAATTTTTTAGGGAAGTGCAGGGAAAAAAGCCCATTAATTACAAACATAATCctaaaacatgcatttttaccTGCGTACTGTAATTACTACAATGCTGGATAAtcctctgcatttcttcatGAACCAGCTCCACACAGCGTAAGCTAGGTTCTTCTAAACGTTTGATTTGCCTTTTTACCAGTAATTCAAATGAAACTTCAGGAACAAACAAGGCAGGACGAGGACCCTAGttcaaaaggagagaaaaagccACTAAATTGTTTATTAAAACAATATGCATTTCTAAGGAGTAGTATCTGATGAAGCCCAGAATAAATCAGGTCACAGTACTCACACCCAAAAGAACACTCAGAACAGGTCTTAATAGAGAAATATGTTacaagaatatttaaatataaaagctgtaaaacaGAAAGTTGTTACCTTTAAGACAAACTCTTTGTTAAATAAGAATTAACCAGCATCCTTATAGAATTCTTGAAGATTTCTACCTACTAATGTCACTCCTTACAACTATGAACAATTCTTTTCATGGTTGTGGATCCgagtttaaatgaaatttattatAAAAGCAACGACATTCTCTTCCTAACTTCTGAGAGAAAAGTTACCATTATTTGACAGTCCTATGCATGCAGCTCTTACTGCAAGGTAGGTGGGGTTCCTGTTCAGTATAACCATACTACAGTGTAATTGATTACAGTGTTTGGCATAATTTCATTTATGACCATATAGACCAATGCTTAGCTAtagataaaacattttctacctgaaatttcattttttaaatcaaatgagCTTTAGAAACACAAAGACGTCAATGTCGCATGAAAACAAGGCACCTCTCCTGTTACTAAATGctattttacatttacagaagGGTGATAGCACGCACATACATCATTGCTACAAAGTACCTAAAGTGCTCCAAGTTTGAGTAATTACTGGTCTTACAGAaacctgtctgtctgtccacaCCCAACAGAACACAGTACAAAAGCAGACCTAACACGCTTGACATCCAAAGTCAAGCTCTAAGAAGTGAACATTCTATATACTACAAAATTTAAAAGTGAACTTCCTCTGTTAATTCTTAGCAACACCAATTCCCATATTCACAAGAAACCAAATCTGTCACGTAAACACTGAACTACTGAAGAGTTGCGTCCCTTATACAGGATTAAAACATTGAATGTGTCCTAGCCCATGCATCTCATACTGAGTCTCCATAACTAAGAGAAGTGcttaatgcaaaataaatgcagaggCAGTCTTCCATCACCATTTCTGTAATGTATAATAGCTTCAGCACAGCCAAAGTGGGCCTGAGCTTTATTTGAGCCTGTAAATTACAGTAATGAGAGGTAAGCATTCACCTTAAACTCATTCCATATAGGAAAATGGCTGCAAATTTGgatattgtaatttttttgacTTAAAATACCAAAAAGCAGGATTCAGCCTCTTCATATTAACTCATTCAGCTGAGGTTATTAATACACAGGACTGAAGGAGCACAAATTTGTTGAAACCTTATCTTCAGATCCAACATACAGCaataacagaaatacagaaaaccaaCTCACAGTAGCATTTCTAATGGCAGTCAGAATATCAATTGTGTTAAGGCCACCCAGTGGGTCAACAGATTCTAAAGTTCTTCCAAAGGTCTcatgaaaaatgtaacagaTTCTGGCTCCACCGCAcctaaaagaataaaacaacaacTGAAGtagcaaacaagaaaagagcTCTCATTGCAAACCTTTTTTACAGTTACTAGTATCCAAACATTTTTGAGTATGTTACGTTCCAGTGCGGTACTATTGCCAATGACGGCCTGCAAGAACCACTGGGTCACTTAACTGCTCAGTCAGTATTCTAGAAAACCATTTGGTACTTACAGCTCTGAAGTCTCTATGTATTTTGCTGTTCCTTCAATAGTGTTACAATACTCTGTTGCAAATTTGGTAATAAGCTGCAATAAGGTGGCACTTTTGTCCTCAACAGGTTCCCCATAGCTGTTTAGTAGAGACTGGTACTGAGCAGCTAAAACATTGATTCTGGTTTTCAGTTCTGGCAAGCAATCCCTGATATGATGCATCAGTAGTCTAAAAATAGAGAACAGTCCCTCattagaaaggagaaaaagtttcATCTTTATCATCtccagcaaaacagagaaaagacagaaaataatcaccaaaggaaaacatttactcaggaaaataacagcaaattcagaaactgaatttgGAACCAAACAGAGTTTTCCTTAATGTATCACTGCACATCACCAAAAGAGAAAGGCAAGGTAAAAATAGATGCTTACACATATTTCTAACACCAATTTATAGCTTAAAGTATCTTTAAAAgctcacatttattttcttttacttaataCGTAATACCTGTTCAATGTTCTAGCAAGGTACTTGGTTCCATTTCGATTGGCTAAGGAAGGATacttcttttgaagaaaaccaTACTCGTCACGAATGGAATCAGCCACACTCTTCTTATTATTAATATCCAACTGACTCCTGAAGTTAAAAGGCAGAGTTACACACTAGTTAACAgatgcaaagtaaaaataaaattacacttctgcttttctggacAGGACATCTAACAGCTGGTTTTTGCTTTACACACCTAACATCTTCCTCAGACAATAAAGGGGTTTATTTGTTGTTCTGTGCAGCATAGTCAACAAATCAGTATGAACAGCAGCTGTACACAGACTAAGCAACACCTTTTTATCAAAACTACATGAGATTTGACCTGgctaatgcaaaaataaaatgaacagtaCTACAGGTACTACAGCCATTTGCAGTTAGGCCTAACATAAACAAGATCTGTAGCGGATCAGTGCTAATATTAACAGCTGACCACAGGCATCCCTCAAGCTCAAAAAtaagagcagaaagaagtgCACTTCCAGAAGTGTCCCTACTCCTTTCTAAATTAGCAGTTGGTTGAGTGGAAGGACAGGATTTTGAGAAGTGAGCAACAAGCTTCTCATTTACTCAGAAGTTAATTTCAACATCGTCAccttattcttaaaaaaacatattcatgggtaaaaaagccaaaagcattACCTCACATTAAGTTTTGAAAATAGCATCAATGTGCACAGACAAACCTGTTCACTACTCCAATGATGCCAAGTTTGACTGGAATCACTCTTCCCATAAGCACATCCATAGCATCAGTGCCAGCATCCATGAGATCCAGTTTTGTGATAACAGCTAGGGTTCTTCGACCTACCAAAAGGAAAACTCACTCACAGGGATGTTTTGTCTCGACCAGGGTAGCTAAAACTCATCATTCAAAAAGTTCTTCAGACAGCTGCATGAAGTTTGACACTGCAAACCAGCAAAGACCAGCACAAGAACATGTTCTATTAGTATATCTGCAGTCCCTTATTAACAGGAGTGTAAGTATTTGGCTGGTACTGCTCCTCCCCCAGATCTGGCTAAAGGAAAAGGTTCAGGCACCATGCAGTTTGAAAGGAGCCATTACTCAGTACAACAAACACTTTTGCATACTACGTGAGGTTAGAGGCATTACCTAGTCTCCTCCACAAGTACTCAGTAAGGCAGGCAGGGGACTCACAAGTGTGAGTGGACTGAACATATTTCTAGCATGTATGCAGGACCAGACATAATGGCAATCTGTTTCCAACTGCATTTGAAATACCACTACCCACGGGAGAAGCTGCTAAAGAAGGCAACAGGCCCACTTCCAGCACAGTGCATCAAATACATAGCTGAATGCCCCAGGAGACTGAATAGCTTGAAATCCATCCACTGAAAAAGCTTTAGGGGATTCAATTTTGCTAATGAAACATACTTTTATTCAATATGTGACTGAATGTTTTCTGAATTCAAACTAAACTTTATACTGGACACTGTGAAGGACAAAGTGACCTAAATTCATTAAATCTGTAAATATTGCACACCTAAACAAGTAAGCTAACATGCACAGGATTTGTCCGAGACCTTAATATTTTCCAGGTTCTTGggtctgaaaaaaaagtggcaagaactttttctttaaaaatataacacacTGAGTCTAAAAATAAACCAGTCTAAAAATTacctctgtaaaaaaaaaaacaaactactgAGTCTAAAAATTACCTCAGTAAAATCAGCAGGTTTTCAGGTCCTGAAACTTTCAGATGAATGCAAGTCAGAGAGTCTACCTTTAGTACTTCAAGTTCTCATTACATACCATTATTCCTACAGAACCTGCAATATGAGCTGCCACTCCAGACCCTTAAGGTTTAGAATTTTGAAAAGTGATCCAAGAGTCACAGCTCATCATTTTTATAGGGGCAAATTACAAGGAAAGGGTCTGCTGCCTTGAACCAGGACAACTGGACCAAGAATCCTGCCTGAAGAGGTTCTCCCTTAAGGTTATGGGGCTATGGAACCCATAAAGGCTTACGCAGACAGACCAGAGTCTGGAAACAAATCAAGAAATGTTATACTTCATGGGAAGAAAGATGGGAGGGTAAAGCATGCCAACACTAAATTTTAGCCTAATTTCAGTATCCCTATTTTCTAAGTATACTCTTCCATATCATTTCAAATCACACAGTGCCATTTATTAGTCAATGATACCAACAGcactttgcataaaaaagaagCATGCAACCAGTAGCTTCAGATCTGTTTCAAAGTCATaaagtaaatacaaaaccaTAATCCTCTTTTTAGATTAAATCAAATCAGTCCCATCACATAAATGCAGGACACAAAAATGGATACTGACAGTATATATTGATTTTATTCTTAGAAGCAGTCACTTAAACTAACAGCTAGACAGTCAATTACTAGCTGCAGGATGGTGTATTTCCTCTACTAAAAGAAACAACCAACATGGGACAACAAAGCATGAAGCCATCCTAACAGATTAATGTAAACTACTAAAAATCTCAACCTCCCCCATTTTATGCCATTTTAATGCTCTGGAAACAGAAACGGCACCTATGACTACTAAAATAGGTATTTGGCCTGTTCATAAGCCAGAAATCTATTAGGTATTAATTCATCACAACATTCTCTGAGTTACAGAAACTGCAACAGGAAGTCTTTAAgcaaatataaatgtattttctaagaAATGCAGTGACATGTGTTTTCCTTACTACTTTTTGCCCAAATGACTTCAGTTTATTTTAGGAGTTGAATTACAGGATCCAGATTTTCTGCTGCTTACCATCTGGATCCACCTCCCGTGCAACTTTAAGTGCTTCTGAAGTGGCCATGTCCGTGTTAGCAGCTGTGACTGCCAGAATAATTGAATTTGGGTTGCTGATGAATTGAAGGATTAGCTCTCTTATTTGGAGTTCAATGTCCTTAGGCTGATCACCAACAGGCACctagagaaaaaataatgtagaacTGTTCAAAATTGTACATTTATGCCCGTGTGAGACCACCCATTGAAAGTTCATACCCTATAACACAGTATAAGATAGTTTTCCagtcctttccttcccccttcacaaacaaacaggaaagaaaagaaatatcttaCAAGGTGTAAGAACTAAAACCTCATAGAAATAATAATCAATTCAAATTATTTGATATTGTTGTCAAGGCAGCGTGGTATCCGAGATCCACCTGAACAACTGGTAGAGTAGGGTGCATACGTGTGCACAGGCAGGGAAAGATATCATTTTGTCATCTTCGTGC from Falco rusticolus isolate bFalRus1 chromosome 5, bFalRus1.pri, whole genome shotgun sequence includes the following:
- the DNM1L gene encoding dynamin-1-like protein isoform X3, which encodes MEALIPVINKLQDVFNTVGADIIQLPQIVVVGTQSSGKSSVLESLVGRDLLPRGTGVVTRRPLILQLVHVSPEDGRKTAGDENDPATWKNPRHLSKEIDAEEWGKFLHTKNKIYTDFDEIRQEIENETERISGNNKGISPEPIHLKIFSSNVVNLTLVDLPGMTKVPVGDQPKDIELQIRELILQFISNPNSIILAVTAANTDMATSEALKVAREVDPDGRRTLAVITKLDLMDAGTDAMDVLMGRVIPVKLGIIGVVNRSQLDINNKKSVADSIRDEYGFLQKKYPSLANRNGTKYLARTLNRLLMHHIRDCLPELKTRINVLAAQYQSLLNSYGEPVEDKSATLLQLITKFATEYCNTIEGTAKYIETSELCGGARICYIFHETFGRTLESVDPLGGLNTIDILTAIRNATGPRPALFVPEVSFELLVKRQIKRLEEPSLRCVELVHEEMQRIIQHCSNYSTQELLRFPKLHDAIVEVVTCLLRRRLPVTNEMVHNLVAIELAYINTKHPDFADACGLMNNNIEEQRRNRLARELPSAVPRDKAAPGPGDTSQEPGTGNWRGMLKPSKAEEVSTEEKSKPAAALPASPQKGHAVNLLDVPVPVARKLSAREQRDCEVIERLIKSYFLIVRKNIQDSVPKAVMHFLVNHVKDTLQSELVGQLYKSLLLDDLLTESEDMAQRRKEAADMLKALQRASQIIAEIRETHLW
- the DNM1L gene encoding dynamin-1-like protein isoform X5, producing MTKVPVGDQPKDIELQIRELILQFISNPNSIILAVTAANTDMATSEALKVAREVDPDGRRTLAVITKLDLMDAGTDAMDVLMGRVIPVKLGIIGVVNRSQLDINNKKSVADSIRDEYGFLQKKYPSLANRNGTKYLARTLNRLLMHHIRDCLPELKTRINVLAAQYQSLLNSYGEPVEDKSATLLQLITKFATEYCNTIEGTAKYIETSELCGGARICYIFHETFGRTLESVDPLGGLNTIDILTAIRNATGPRPALFVPEVSFELLVKRQIKRLEEPSLRCVELVHEEMQRIIQHCSNYSTQELLRFPKLHDAIVEVVTCLLRRRLPVTNEMVHNLVAIELAYINTKHPDFADACGLMNNNIEEQRRNRLARELPSAVPRDKSTKAPGALPPASQETVTAASAEADGKAAPGPGDTSQEPGTGNWRGMLKPSKAEEVSTEEKSKPAAALPASPQKGHAVNLLDVPVPVARKLSAREQRDCEVIERLIKSYFLIVRKNIQDSVPKAVMHFLVNHVKDTLQSELVGQLYKSLLLDDLLTESEDMAQRRKEAADMLKALQRASQIIAEIRETHLW
- the DNM1L gene encoding dynamin-1-like protein isoform X4; translation: MEALIPVINKLQDVFNTVGADIIQLPQIVVVGTQSSGKSSVLESLVGRDLLPRGTGVVTRRPLILQLVHVSPEDGRKTAGDENEIDAEEWGKFLHTKNKIYTDFDEIRQEIENETERISGNNKGISPEPIHLKIFSSNVVNLTLVDLPGMTKVPVGDQPKDIELQIRELILQFISNPNSIILAVTAANTDMATSEALKVAREVDPDGRRTLAVITKLDLMDAGTDAMDVLMGRVIPVKLGIIGVVNRSQLDINNKKSVADSIRDEYGFLQKKYPSLANRNGTKYLARTLNRLLMHHIRDCLPELKTRINVLAAQYQSLLNSYGEPVEDKSATLLQLITKFATEYCNTIEGTAKYIETSELCGGARICYIFHETFGRTLESVDPLGGLNTIDILTAIRNATGPRPALFVPEVSFELLVKRQIKRLEEPSLRCVELVHEEMQRIIQHCSNYSTQELLRFPKLHDAIVEVVTCLLRRRLPVTNEMVHNLVAIELAYINTKHPDFADACGLMNNNIEEQRRNRLARELPSAVPRDKAAPGPGDTSQEPGTGNWRGMLKPSKAEEVSTEEKSKPAAALPASPQKGHAVNLLDVPVPVARKLSAREQRDCEVIERLIKSYFLIVRKNIQDSVPKAVMHFLVNHVKDTLQSELVGQLYKSLLLDDLLTESEDMAQRRKEAADMLKALQRASQIIAEIRETHLW
- the DNM1L gene encoding dynamin-1-like protein isoform X2 yields the protein MEALIPVINKLQDVFNTVGADIIQLPQIVVVGTQSSGKSSVLESLVGRDLLPRGTGVVTRRPLILQLVHVSPEDGRKTAGDENEIDAEEWGKFLHTKNKIYTDFDEIRQEIENETERISGNNKGISPEPIHLKIFSSNVVNLTLVDLPGMTKVPVGDQPKDIELQIRELILQFISNPNSIILAVTAANTDMATSEALKVAREVDPDGRRTLAVITKLDLMDAGTDAMDVLMGRVIPVKLGIIGVVNRSQLDINNKKSVADSIRDEYGFLQKKYPSLANRNGTKYLARTLNRLLMHHIRDCLPELKTRINVLAAQYQSLLNSYGEPVEDKSATLLQLITKFATEYCNTIEGTAKYIETSELCGGARICYIFHETFGRTLESVDPLGGLNTIDILTAIRNATGPRPALFVPEVSFELLVKRQIKRLEEPSLRCVELVHEEMQRIIQHCSNYSTQELLRFPKLHDAIVEVVTCLLRRRLPVTNEMVHNLVAIELAYINTKHPDFADACGLMNNNIEEQRRNRLARELPSAVPRDKSTKAPGALPPASQETVTAASAEADGKAAPGPGDTSQEPGTGNWRGMLKPSKAEEVSTEEKSKPAAALPASPQKGHAVNLLDVPVPVARKLSAREQRDCEVIERLIKSYFLIVRKNIQDSVPKAVMHFLVNHVKDTLQSELVGQLYKSLLLDDLLTESEDMAQRRKEAADMLKALQRASQIIAEIRETHLW